The window CTCATCGTCCACCACGGCATGATATGGGGCGGCCTCGGCTACATCACCGGGATACACTACAGGCGCCTGAAGGCCCTCATGGAGAGCGGGATAAACCTCTACGCCGCCCATCTGCCCCTGGATGCGCACCCCGAGGTCGGCAACAACGTCGAGCTGCTCCGCCTCCTCGGTATTGAGCCCAGGGGCCCCTTCGGCGAGTACCGGGGGCTGAGCGTGGGATTCTATGGGGAGTTCGCTGAGCCGCAGCCCATCGAGAAGGTGGCACAGGTAATAGCCGAGAAGCTTGGAACGACCGTGAAGACCTACGAGTTCGGGGCGAGGGAGATAAAAACGGTCGGTGCCGTGAGCGGGGCCGGGGCCTTCGCACTTGAGGAGGCGCACAGAAAGGGAATCGACCTGCTCGTAACGGGTGAATTCACCCACGCGGATTATCTGACGGCCATCGACCTGCCCCAGAGCGTCCTCGTTGCCGGCCACTACAAGACCGAGACTCTCGGGGTTAGGGCCCTGATGACTGTCGTAAAAGAAAAGTTCGGGGTGGATGTTTTCTTTATAGACGAGCCGACGGGACTCTGACATCTCCCCTCCCTGAAGGGCGAGCCTTTCAAAAGAAAGATGTAAACACCTACACAAAGGATTAATAAAGATTGGCGCCCAAATTAAAGCAAAGGCGGAAAAGGGGGATACTGAATGAGCAAGGGTCTGCTCATAATGGCCACAATCACAATAGCCCTTGTTGCATACGCCCTGACCACTGCCCAGATACCACCCGCGAGCATAGAGTACAAAGAGGTGTTCTACACAAACAACCAGAGCGTAACGTACATTACCAAAGACGGATTCGGACTGTTCTCGATGGACATCAATCCCAAGGTTAACTCATTTGAGCTGAGTATAGAGTTCCCGGAAGGGACGAGCTACATGGTGCGCTATGGGGATCAGGTCTACAGGGGAAAGGACGAGTTCAAGATAACCGTTGAAAAAGGCAGCCTACCCGATGAAGTTTACGTTCACTTCCAGCTTCCCAAGGAGCTCACGAGAAAGCTCATCTATGAAAACGGTGAAGCGGTTATCACGATACGCGGGGACAAGACCCCCATCTGGCACGCCGAGGACACGATAATAGTGAGGTACAAGAAGAAAGAGTGACTTAAAAACATGCTAAAGCTCTTTTCAATTCTTCCGGTTTTAATATCGAAATAGAAACGTCCAATTCCTCGGCATATTCTTCTATCCAACCCAGTGAGGGTGCTTGGAAAGGATAGACAATCCATAGCTCCGGAAACCCTGCCCTTGACGCCTTAACAATGTTGTAGACTATTCTCTGCCGTATCCACTTGTAGGAGTTCTCAAGCTCGATGGCCAGGAGTTTTTCTCCATCTTTCAGGACGGCCACATCTATCCTGGTCCCATCACCGGTTCTATACTCCGGAACCGCCTCCAGGCCAAGATCCGTTGCGAGAGTGACTAATTCCCTGGTGAGGGTTTTGACTTTGATTTTGAACCACCGAATGTGTTGGATGATTCCGATATAAAAGCTAATCTCCGCCCTGAAGGCTGACCTCCTCCCCGCCCCTGGGTTAGGGGGTTCCTCGTTGGAACCCTCGC of the Thermococcus sp. 21S7 genome contains:
- a CDS encoding Nif3-like dinuclear metal center hexameric protein; protein product: MNRNELVAFLDEYLNVQAYPDKSSNGLQVEGKAEVERVAFAVDTTLRTIERAAKARADMLIVHHGMIWGGLGYITGIHYRRLKALMESGINLYAAHLPLDAHPEVGNNVELLRLLGIEPRGPFGEYRGLSVGFYGEFAEPQPIEKVAQVIAEKLGTTVKTYEFGAREIKTVGAVSGAGAFALEEAHRKGIDLLVTGEFTHADYLTAIDLPQSVLVAGHYKTETLGVRALMTVVKEKFGVDVFFIDEPTGL